From the genome of Pukyongia salina, one region includes:
- a CDS encoding Gfo/Idh/MocA family protein, whose protein sequence is MSSRRDFVKKTTLIGAGLTLAPGLTYSAVNAPSNKLNVGLIGVGLRGTNHLTNLLQRKDVAVTSICDIDPARITIAKDHISKAGQPTPKIFGKDEYDYRNLLEEKSVDAVIISTPWLWHTRMAKDAMKAGKYTGVEVSAANTMEECWDLVNTHEATGSHLMILENVNYRRDIMAVLNMVRNNVFGELLHFRCGYQHDLRFVKLNDGITPYGKGVEFGEKGISESKWRTQHSLLRNGDVYPTHGVGPIATMCDINRGNRFISMTSHATKAIGLNKYIVDNAGPDHPNAGLNWQQGDIITSTINTARGETIIVTHDCNSPRPYSLGFRVQGSEGLWEVDGNRIYIEGKSKPHRWDDAQEWLDQYDHPLWKKFGEYATGSGHGGMDFFVLNAFVESAKRNVAPPLDAYDAATWSAITPLSEASIANNGEPQDFPDFTRGLWVNRKPYNWMKDDY, encoded by the coding sequence ATGAGTTCCCGGAGAGATTTTGTAAAGAAAACAACTTTAATTGGTGCCGGTTTAACACTGGCACCAGGACTTACCTATAGTGCAGTAAATGCCCCTTCTAACAAACTAAACGTCGGGCTTATTGGTGTTGGGCTTAGAGGCACCAATCATTTAACAAACCTGCTACAGCGAAAAGATGTAGCAGTAACCAGCATTTGCGACATCGATCCGGCCAGAATTACGATCGCCAAAGATCACATTAGCAAAGCCGGTCAGCCTACTCCTAAAATATTTGGAAAGGATGAATACGATTATAGAAATCTACTTGAAGAAAAAAGCGTAGATGCTGTGATCATCTCCACTCCCTGGCTATGGCATACCCGTATGGCCAAAGATGCGATGAAAGCTGGTAAATACACCGGTGTAGAAGTCTCTGCTGCCAATACGATGGAAGAATGCTGGGACCTCGTGAACACACACGAAGCAACCGGTTCGCATCTCATGATACTTGAAAATGTGAACTATCGTCGCGATATCATGGCAGTTCTCAATATGGTGCGCAATAATGTATTTGGAGAGCTCTTGCATTTCAGGTGTGGCTATCAGCATGATCTAAGGTTCGTAAAATTAAATGATGGTATAACTCCCTATGGAAAAGGTGTGGAATTTGGCGAGAAAGGAATTTCAGAATCTAAATGGCGTACACAGCATTCATTACTGCGCAATGGCGATGTTTATCCAACCCATGGTGTGGGCCCAATAGCGACCATGTGTGATATTAACAGGGGCAATCGTTTTATTTCTATGACCTCTCACGCAACAAAGGCCATTGGCCTTAATAAGTACATAGTGGATAATGCTGGTCCGGACCACCCCAATGCCGGGTTAAACTGGCAACAGGGTGATATAATAACCTCAACTATCAATACTGCCAGGGGTGAGACAATCATTGTTACGCATGATTGTAATTCGCCTCGCCCTTACTCTCTGGGTTTCCGGGTTCAGGGAAGTGAAGGATTATGGGAAGTAGACGGCAACCGCATCTATATTGAAGGTAAAAGCAAACCCCATCGCTGGGATGATGCCCAGGAATGGCTGGACCAGTACGACCACCCTTTATGGAAGAAATTTGGGGAATACGCCACCGGTTCAGGGCATGGTGGGATGGATTTCTTTGTTCTGAATGCTTTTGTTGAAAGCGCAAAAAGAAATGTCGCTCCTCCACTGGACGCCTACGATGCTGCTACGTGGAGTGCAATAACCCCCCTGTCTGAAGCTTCTATTGCCAACAATGGAGAACCTCAGGATTTCCCGGATTTTACACGAGGATTATGGGTTAACCGTAAACCGTACAATTGGATGAAAGACGATTATTAA
- a CDS encoding DUF6503 family protein — protein MKDFYSNVNYLLILLIGVFLAVTGCKDQQQPNPETLVNKSIVAHGMDKIYGKQIRFKFRDREYRLYRDSTTYVYTRITDDSIEDVLHNVEGFSRFVNGKPIQLADSMAVKYSSSVNSVLYFFQLPLVLNDSAVKKEYLGTRIINDSEYHTIKITFAQEGGGEDFEDEFRYWIHTGTLEIDYLAYSYLTDGGGIRFREAFNKRRLADILLQDYRNYKPPSLEISLDSLPAMFEKDKLELLSIIENTDVDFINN, from the coding sequence ATGAAAGATTTTTATTCAAATGTGAACTACCTTCTTATTTTGCTTATTGGTGTCTTCTTAGCTGTAACTGGCTGTAAAGACCAACAGCAACCGAACCCGGAAACTCTTGTTAATAAAAGCATAGTGGCACATGGGATGGATAAGATCTACGGAAAACAGATCCGGTTTAAATTTCGGGACAGGGAATACAGATTATATCGGGATAGTACCACGTATGTTTATACCCGAATTACAGACGATAGCATAGAGGACGTACTCCATAATGTGGAAGGATTTAGCCGGTTTGTGAATGGAAAGCCAATTCAGCTGGCCGATTCCATGGCTGTGAAGTACAGCTCTTCGGTGAATTCGGTGTTGTATTTTTTTCAGTTGCCTTTGGTGCTGAACGACTCTGCAGTGAAGAAGGAATATTTAGGAACTCGTATCATTAATGATTCTGAATACCATACAATAAAGATCACCTTTGCCCAGGAGGGAGGGGGAGAAGATTTTGAGGATGAGTTCAGGTATTGGATCCATACCGGGACGTTGGAGATCGATTACCTTGCCTATTCATACCTCACCGATGGTGGGGGAATCCGATTCAGGGAAGCCTTCAACAAACGAAGGTTGGCTGATATATTGCTCCAGGATTATCGCAATTATAAACCTCCATCCTTGGAAATCTCCCTGGATAGTTTGCCAGCAATGTTCGAAAAAGATAAGCTAGAATTACTTTCCATAATCGAAAACACGGATGTTGACTTCATTAACAACTAG